One bacterium DNA segment encodes these proteins:
- a CDS encoding tetratricopeptide repeat protein, with protein MKITMPSGRFLIYIGLLLALAGTVNSCVYYNTFYLARKNFNSAESSRRQANRDEASGAEIKGYETAIKKASKVLSEHPTSKWVDDALFVIGKSFYYLGEFAKGERKFRELLSNFPDSKYADESRFFLGKSRYQLENYVPAQEVFVEFIESSKNDAWRAEAIFLMAEMNAKQELDAEAIEFYKQFVDKYSSNFRTADVYFKMGELQFKLERYEDAAESFAKASTTTQVDKTKFDARYRQGTALFEIDSVQAGLALFEKLRDEQQDSVQLGNILLRIADGNKLLGNEREAILMYDDIGVYFEKRVESAEAYYRLGELAQDDWGDLAVAKDMYSLAGKEQRGGEWRVKAQEKVADIQLVETYLAAVGSDSLETALQSRYLLAEMYRTELNRPDSAMQEYRKIIELGPDSPLAPRSLLAIGWILENHYSDTVASHAQYQKVIDQYPQSDALQKAVELLDLSGAEPYDVYPDKLYGMAENQLFDAENLDSAKSLFQRLIDEFPSSRLVPKSEFALAKIQLMQFVPSTTPIIRPKETPVAVAADSTSKLGDSTIVLDSSKLPIVLDSLMTSDSDSTVTIKVGDSTKVSSGADSVKNPMVIDSAKGLVTDSLAKPAAKDSTSQPKADSAKGAVSSKDSVKASAGDSIVRLADMIGRTDIPIDTMAAAAKRDSILAARAPRPDTTKGKLVNDTTQIAQGKDSTRTSLVGNDSTKVSSSGSDSTAVKAKPAEPEYIDSTMIFVFKKLAEKYAGTEIGDEALRLASGSGKTNNRLAQQQQALLQQQQQQQRLAAQADSVKKTDTTKTEVIDTLTQGQLDEEMLRQEIDAWPLIDDIPSVTGEFVYPVEASTSKFEGRVVLKIKIEFDGKVSEVIFLKGSKIVAIDREVEKALLDTYFDTLKIEPLKLSGKYFIYNYEIKLPEVYR; from the coding sequence ATGAAGATTACGATGCCATCTGGAAGATTCTTGATTTATATCGGCCTGCTATTGGCCTTGGCAGGGACGGTAAATAGTTGTGTTTATTACAACACCTTCTATCTGGCGCGCAAGAATTTCAATAGCGCAGAGTCGTCACGCAGGCAGGCCAATCGCGACGAGGCCTCGGGTGCGGAAATCAAGGGTTATGAAACCGCCATCAAGAAGGCATCAAAGGTATTGAGCGAACACCCCACTTCAAAATGGGTTGATGATGCGTTGTTCGTAATCGGCAAGTCTTTCTATTATCTTGGCGAGTTCGCCAAGGGCGAGCGCAAATTCCGCGAGCTGCTCTCAAATTTCCCGGATTCCAAGTACGCGGACGAGTCGCGGTTTTTCCTTGGCAAGTCGCGTTATCAGCTCGAAAACTATGTTCCAGCGCAGGAAGTCTTCGTTGAGTTTATCGAATCGAGCAAGAACGACGCGTGGCGTGCCGAGGCAATATTCCTGATGGCTGAAATGAATGCCAAGCAGGAATTGGACGCTGAAGCGATAGAATTCTACAAGCAGTTCGTGGATAAGTACTCATCCAATTTCCGAACCGCTGATGTCTACTTCAAGATGGGCGAACTGCAATTCAAACTTGAGCGTTATGAAGACGCGGCGGAGTCATTTGCCAAAGCGTCAACGACAACACAAGTCGACAAGACCAAGTTTGATGCGCGCTACCGGCAGGGGACCGCACTGTTTGAGATTGACAGCGTTCAAGCCGGTTTGGCTTTGTTTGAGAAATTGCGTGATGAACAACAGGACTCAGTACAACTCGGAAACATCCTTCTGCGCATAGCGGATGGCAACAAGCTGCTCGGAAATGAACGCGAGGCGATCCTGATGTATGATGACATCGGAGTCTATTTCGAAAAACGAGTCGAGTCCGCGGAAGCATACTATAGATTGGGTGAACTCGCCCAAGATGACTGGGGCGATCTGGCAGTCGCCAAGGACATGTATTCTCTTGCCGGCAAGGAACAACGCGGTGGCGAGTGGCGGGTCAAGGCGCAAGAAAAGGTCGCTGATATTCAACTAGTGGAAACGTATCTGGCCGCGGTCGGTTCGGATTCGCTTGAAACTGCATTGCAGAGCAGATACCTGTTAGCGGAGATGTATCGCACGGAACTCAATCGTCCCGACTCGGCAATGCAGGAGTATCGCAAGATTATAGAACTTGGTCCGGATAGCCCATTGGCGCCACGTTCGTTGTTGGCAATCGGTTGGATTCTCGAAAATCATTATTCTGACACCGTCGCCTCGCACGCGCAGTATCAGAAGGTTATTGACCAGTACCCTCAATCAGATGCGCTTCAGAAGGCGGTTGAATTGTTGGACTTGTCGGGAGCGGAACCGTACGACGTTTATCCTGACAAATTGTATGGAATGGCAGAGAATCAGTTGTTTGATGCCGAGAATCTCGATTCGGCCAAGTCGCTTTTCCAGCGGTTGATTGATGAATTCCCATCATCGCGATTGGTTCCGAAATCGGAGTTTGCATTGGCGAAGATACAGTTAATGCAGTTCGTGCCTTCAACGACGCCAATCATCCGGCCAAAGGAGACTCCCGTTGCTGTTGCTGCAGACAGCACCTCAAAGTTAGGTGATTCTACGATAGTGCTCGATTCTTCCAAATTGCCAATCGTACTCGATTCGCTGATGACTTCAGATAGTGACAGCACCGTGACTATCAAGGTCGGCGATTCGACAAAGGTTTCCAGCGGCGCAGATTCGGTGAAAAATCCGATGGTTATTGATAGCGCCAAAGGGTTGGTGACGGATAGCCTTGCCAAGCCAGCGGCGAAGGATAGCACTTCTCAGCCCAAAGCAGATTCGGCTAAGGGCGCTGTGTCTTCGAAGGACAGTGTTAAGGCTTCTGCGGGCGATAGCATTGTCAGGCTTGCGGATATGATTGGCCGAACCGACATCCCAATCGATACAATGGCTGCAGCAGCGAAGCGAGATTCGATTTTGGCAGCAAGAGCGCCAAGGCCTGATACGACCAAGGGCAAATTGGTGAATGATACGACGCAAATTGCTCAGGGTAAGGATTCGACCAGAACCTCTCTCGTCGGAAACGACTCTACCAAAGTTTCGTCCTCGGGATCGGACTCAACGGCAGTCAAAGCCAAGCCGGCTGAACCAGAGTACATTGACTCGACGATGATATTCGTTTTCAAGAAGTTGGCGGAAAAGTATGCGGGAACTGAGATTGGTGACGAAGCGCTGCGATTGGCGAGCGGCTCGGGAAAGACCAACAATCGACTCGCTCAGCAGCAGCAAGCGCTGCTTCAGCAACAGCAACAACAGCAGCGATTGGCTGCACAAGCGGATTCAGTCAAGAAAACCGACACAACAAAGACCGAAGTTATCGATACCCTGACGCAAGGGCAATTGGATGAAGAGATGTTACGGCAGGAAATTGACGCCTGGCCGCTAATTGATGACATTCCATCAGTTACTGGCGAGTTCGTCTATCCGGTCGAAGCCTCAACCAGCAAGTTTGAGGGTCGCGTTGTTCTGAAGATTAAGATCGAGTTTGACGGTAAAGTTAGTGAAGTAATCTTCCTGAAGGGTTCCAAAATAGTGGCCATCGACCGCGAGGTTGAAAAGGCATTATTGGATACTTATTTTGATACGCTGAAGATTGAGCCCTTGAAACTTAGCGGAAAGTACTTTATATATAACTACGAAATTAAGCTGCCAGAGGTGTATCGATAG
- a CDS encoding cyclic nucleotide-binding domain-containing protein, with amino-acid sequence MTKETANLSVPAVAGVRRHFAAGEVIFRQGDAGCTLLFVLSGTVRIVKDDIDISLGGRGEFFGEMSLLENSPRFASVIAEDECDAIEYNLEEFSKLARSEPEFAIAVMRNLSRKLRDSDSTRVAELEENNEQLQSKNSELARVNDFLEKVIDRSPAGIAIIDQDGQVELLNPAGRRMLGLENATLPVPLLNFFVESNPLQDLRTSKVSTWSGQYTVKLGSVARTFFMSISHTRATSSHDRYLINFEDISELIELNEQIVKLDRFATESEMASEFAHSINNYLTVISGNLELLQLRLGAGSDDKSMRHLETMRSSVDSISNYVEGLMGTRNDSAVFTRKNLAETVRVMVRVLRPQKRFHNIDVATNVALDFPKLVNFCEIQMQQVLLNLLINAADALNSQEGNDAPRIVITLRYDPKTASVLLSVSDNGPGLAPERLPELFVRRFTTKAKGHGIGLITIKKIIDLHNGTITVTSGAGQGTTFLITIPA; translated from the coding sequence ATGACTAAAGAAACGGCGAACTTATCAGTACCGGCAGTAGCCGGCGTGCGACGGCATTTTGCAGCCGGTGAAGTGATTTTCCGGCAAGGCGACGCCGGTTGCACACTGCTCTTTGTCTTGTCAGGTACCGTCAGAATCGTCAAGGACGACATCGATATCTCTCTTGGCGGCCGCGGAGAGTTCTTCGGCGAAATGTCCCTTTTGGAGAACTCCCCCAGATTCGCTTCAGTGATTGCTGAAGACGAGTGCGATGCCATCGAATACAATCTCGAAGAATTTTCCAAACTCGCCCGCAGTGAGCCGGAGTTTGCCATCGCTGTAATGCGCAATCTCAGCCGCAAATTGCGCGACTCCGATTCGACTCGCGTAGCTGAACTCGAAGAAAACAACGAGCAACTCCAATCCAAGAATTCAGAGCTGGCACGCGTCAACGATTTCCTCGAGAAGGTCATCGACCGCTCGCCGGCAGGCATCGCGATCATCGATCAGGATGGACAGGTTGAACTGCTCAATCCCGCCGGTCGACGGATGCTGGGACTGGAAAACGCCACGCTGCCCGTTCCGTTGCTCAACTTCTTCGTCGAAAGCAATCCGCTCCAAGATCTCCGGACCAGCAAGGTTTCGACCTGGTCAGGACAATACACTGTCAAGCTTGGTTCTGTTGCCAGAACGTTCTTCATGTCGATTTCGCACACACGCGCAACCTCCAGTCATGACCGATATCTGATCAACTTCGAGGACATTTCCGAGCTGATCGAGCTCAACGAACAGATCGTCAAGCTTGATCGTTTCGCAACTGAATCAGAAATGGCATCCGAATTCGCCCACAGCATCAACAACTATCTGACTGTTATCAGTGGAAATCTCGAACTTCTGCAACTTCGTCTCGGTGCTGGCAGCGACGACAAGAGCATGCGTCATTTGGAGACTATGCGCTCCAGCGTCGACTCGATATCCAACTATGTCGAAGGTCTCATGGGCACGCGTAATGACTCGGCAGTCTTCACGCGCAAAAACCTTGCAGAGACTGTACGTGTGATGGTGCGGGTATTGCGTCCGCAGAAGCGCTTCCACAATATCGATGTCGCCACCAATGTTGCGCTCGATTTCCCGAAACTGGTCAACTTCTGCGAAATTCAAATGCAGCAAGTCCTGCTCAACCTTCTGATCAACGCCGCTGACGCGCTGAACAGCCAGGAAGGAAACGACGCCCCGCGCATAGTAATCACGCTGCGTTACGATCCAAAAACGGCATCCGTACTGCTCAGCGTCTCCGACAACGGACCCGGACTTGCTCCGGAACGCCTACCCGAACTGTTTGTCCGGAGGTTCACTACCAAGGCAAAAGGACACGGCATCGGACTGATAACAATCAAGAAAATCATCGACCTGCATAACGGCACAATCACTGTCACCTCAGGCGCCGGTCAAGGCACCACATTCCTGATAACAATCCCTGCTTGA
- a CDS encoding tetratricopeptide repeat protein translates to MKSAVVRYLPRLLREWKSNNRETNHNVTQHSRILLFADASGFTVLTRNLSLQGRVGFEHLTDLLNNLFASLAADVARHNGDILKFSGDAVWCCFPENTNILKVYAEMLTTIETINREQVVCRQFPLSLHAGAARGTIDLLTVSSDNGRAEFEISGEAILAAYRACDLAKSGELCLSTELANSLPTTEITRREQDFVIVTPSPAPAVNRNTLELQQIELGYSDDSLLKYVPDSLLNRIMGTSNQSTIESEHRNVHVAFVNVQPVSRDAQPEHLQQHLAKIMNAIHDSSGTVARIDPFGSGHKVLALFGAIVATGNDSLRALKAAVEISKIESEHFETRVGLTSGPLLCGEVGSQHRCEFTVMGNAVNMAARLMTKADPAGLLLDEQFYQAVAGFCRAHPLQMNLKGFDVPVTVYAFESLQEQQSQLRRPRQLFGRSTELEQLRSAHDHAVSSGPIWLSLSGPAGIGKSSLVAVAIEDVSADKILYFDAADSHLRYGGWLIYEIMRRSLNLETSEELLALVSTRLDPQWLPLISVLTGQPRKVDNSLSDLTPELRISKTAELVADIIGQSLRDKLLVLDNLESLDSLSVSILRFLIARPNTTQFLAILIDNETRWDDASPAVVALPLAGLSESEQREWLSTVFVRGKRELDLENHLINVSSGNPLIIEETLQYLIKSRAIANVSDLKLYDVVAGVGEIALSGRLEELQLARFDQLPEEHRNLLKAASVFPQSFCSEDLSSLKSNWTKEQIESTIRLLCQSDLLTADFQYASTTPQYRFYRNILRETIYNRTPVLQLQNWHSSISTKLLREPGDSRIQDLAYHLARANRPAEAFHYSLKAAVYAIDANLSLPADNYFRQCESCLKNAGSDSIDSTMLFEFCHRAADFYIAEGNYRQVRAIAQLWRHHAKLAGLQTEQHGAINRLAQLLWKQSRYHLCRIALDYVEREFPSTDKSLLIDTYALRGELQRRTGKIKEAQESCKQAVTLSESVGDIQRQAHSLNNLGLAYWTGGNLDEASRCFEKCLSLHEAKNSRYLGARIANNLAIISEERGNYVRARQLANRALEVFAEYGDRRNQSYASGNLANLLVHAGRIRQAIELFTTADRIFVHLGENHPHFYTIGNLGDIDLILGRLDEAKAKFQSVLEFARSAGDKELEAETAVRLTECAFYGGESVGIENLYRSAITMAQEAGSLEYQTRATVGLCRYLIGVRDADSARAHIGELRAFADESKSLRTQNESEFLQGEVDRIAGSIDLAVASYRRCCDYARTQEQFELLLKSLVRLSETDTVNAESHLRELALLLNNFAVWNDPSLYKDLLGSRYYRYFQSTLVKAQATISIESTQRSIG, encoded by the coding sequence TTGAAATCCGCGGTCGTTCGCTACCTGCCCAGACTTCTTCGCGAATGGAAATCCAATAATCGGGAAACGAACCACAACGTCACTCAACATTCGCGCATCCTGCTCTTCGCCGATGCCAGCGGCTTCACTGTCCTAACCAGGAACTTATCATTGCAAGGTCGCGTTGGATTCGAACATCTCACTGACCTGCTCAATAACCTCTTTGCATCGCTCGCCGCTGATGTTGCGCGCCACAATGGCGATATCTTGAAGTTCTCCGGCGATGCCGTTTGGTGCTGTTTCCCCGAAAATACTAACATTCTCAAGGTTTACGCAGAGATGTTGACGACTATCGAGACGATCAATCGTGAACAGGTCGTATGTCGTCAGTTCCCGCTGTCGCTTCATGCCGGCGCTGCCAGAGGGACCATCGACTTGCTTACCGTATCCTCAGACAATGGTCGCGCCGAGTTTGAAATCTCGGGTGAAGCCATTCTCGCTGCATATCGAGCTTGCGATCTTGCGAAATCAGGCGAACTATGCCTTTCGACAGAACTGGCTAACTCATTGCCGACGACAGAAATCACGCGTCGTGAGCAGGACTTCGTCATCGTAACACCGTCGCCTGCTCCCGCAGTGAATCGCAACACACTTGAGTTGCAGCAGATCGAACTTGGCTACAGCGACGACTCACTTCTCAAGTATGTCCCTGATTCTTTGCTAAATCGCATCATGGGGACATCCAACCAGTCGACCATCGAAAGTGAACATCGCAATGTCCATGTTGCCTTCGTCAATGTGCAGCCAGTTTCCAGAGATGCCCAACCGGAGCATCTTCAACAGCACCTTGCAAAAATCATGAACGCGATCCACGACTCCTCCGGCACAGTTGCTCGTATCGACCCTTTCGGCTCCGGCCACAAAGTGTTGGCGCTGTTCGGCGCTATCGTAGCTACCGGCAATGACTCGTTGCGTGCTCTTAAGGCCGCAGTCGAGATATCCAAAATCGAATCTGAGCATTTCGAAACGCGCGTTGGTTTGACATCTGGTCCATTGCTATGCGGCGAGGTCGGTTCGCAACACCGATGCGAATTCACCGTCATGGGCAATGCGGTCAATATGGCTGCCCGCCTAATGACGAAAGCTGATCCTGCCGGACTTCTGCTCGATGAACAGTTCTATCAAGCTGTCGCCGGTTTTTGCAGAGCGCATCCCCTTCAAATGAACTTGAAGGGATTCGATGTTCCAGTCACGGTCTATGCCTTTGAATCACTTCAGGAACAGCAATCGCAATTGCGGCGTCCGCGCCAACTCTTTGGACGCAGCACCGAACTCGAGCAACTTCGTAGTGCGCATGATCACGCCGTATCCTCCGGACCAATCTGGCTATCACTTTCAGGTCCGGCGGGAATTGGAAAATCATCACTTGTCGCAGTTGCCATCGAAGATGTCTCTGCCGACAAGATTCTCTATTTCGATGCCGCAGACAGCCACCTCCGTTACGGCGGTTGGCTGATCTATGAAATCATGCGGCGTTCGCTGAACTTGGAAACTTCCGAAGAGCTTCTGGCTCTAGTATCAACTCGGCTCGATCCGCAATGGCTGCCCTTGATTTCGGTTTTGACCGGTCAGCCGCGAAAAGTTGACAACAGCCTGTCCGACCTGACTCCGGAACTTCGCATCAGCAAGACTGCCGAACTCGTCGCCGATATCATCGGACAATCCCTTAGAGATAAATTGCTGGTTCTCGACAATCTCGAGTCACTCGATTCACTGTCTGTTTCGATTCTCAGGTTTTTGATCGCTCGGCCTAATACGACTCAATTCTTGGCGATATTGATTGATAACGAAACACGCTGGGATGACGCCAGCCCCGCCGTCGTTGCCCTTCCACTGGCAGGACTCTCCGAATCCGAACAGCGCGAGTGGCTCAGTACAGTCTTTGTTCGCGGCAAACGCGAGCTTGACCTTGAGAATCACCTTATCAACGTTTCAAGCGGCAATCCGTTGATTATCGAAGAGACACTGCAGTACTTAATCAAGTCACGTGCAATTGCCAACGTCTCCGATTTGAAGCTCTATGATGTCGTTGCCGGCGTCGGCGAGATCGCACTGAGTGGTCGGCTCGAGGAACTCCAACTGGCGAGGTTCGATCAACTTCCCGAAGAGCACCGCAACCTACTCAAAGCTGCATCGGTCTTTCCACAGTCGTTTTGCTCCGAGGACCTCTCTTCTCTCAAGAGCAATTGGACCAAGGAACAAATCGAATCGACGATTCGATTGCTCTGTCAATCCGATTTATTAACAGCTGATTTTCAGTATGCATCAACAACGCCGCAATATCGCTTCTACCGGAACATTCTGCGCGAGACCATTTATAATCGTACGCCCGTACTCCAACTACAGAATTGGCATTCTTCCATCAGCACTAAGCTGCTGCGTGAACCGGGCGACTCTCGAATTCAAGACTTGGCATACCACCTCGCACGGGCAAACCGCCCCGCCGAGGCGTTCCATTACAGCCTTAAAGCAGCCGTCTACGCTATCGATGCCAACTTGTCATTACCTGCTGACAACTATTTCCGTCAATGTGAATCATGCCTGAAGAATGCCGGTTCAGATTCCATCGACTCCACAATGCTTTTCGAGTTCTGCCACCGGGCGGCTGATTTCTACATCGCGGAAGGCAACTACCGGCAAGTCCGCGCTATCGCGCAACTCTGGCGTCATCATGCAAAGCTGGCCGGTCTTCAAACAGAGCAACACGGGGCTATCAACCGACTTGCACAACTACTCTGGAAACAATCGCGTTATCACCTTTGCCGAATTGCATTGGATTACGTCGAACGTGAATTCCCTTCTACGGACAAATCATTGCTGATTGACACCTACGCATTGCGCGGTGAACTCCAACGGCGCACCGGCAAGATCAAAGAAGCTCAAGAATCGTGTAAACAAGCCGTCACCTTATCCGAGTCTGTTGGCGACATTCAAAGGCAAGCGCACTCGCTTAACAATCTCGGGCTTGCATATTGGACCGGCGGAAATCTCGATGAAGCCTCCAGATGTTTCGAAAAATGCCTAAGTCTGCACGAAGCCAAGAACTCTCGCTATCTCGGCGCGCGAATCGCCAACAACCTGGCAATCATCTCAGAAGAACGCGGCAACTACGTTCGCGCACGTCAACTCGCCAATCGCGCACTTGAAGTTTTTGCCGAGTATGGCGATCGCCGCAACCAGTCGTATGCGTCCGGCAATCTCGCCAACTTGCTTGTTCACGCCGGTCGTATTCGCCAAGCCATCGAGCTTTTTACGACTGCTGATCGCATCTTTGTCCATCTCGGCGAAAATCATCCCCACTTCTATACCATAGGCAATCTCGGCGATATCGATCTCATCCTCGGCCGGCTCGATGAAGCCAAAGCCAAGTTTCAGTCGGTTCTCGAATTCGCCCGGAGCGCTGGCGACAAAGAGCTCGAAGCCGAAACTGCTGTCCGTCTGACCGAATGCGCATTCTACGGCGGAGAGAGTGTTGGGATCGAGAATCTCTATCGCTCAGCAATAACGATGGCACAGGAAGCCGGTTCGCTTGAGTATCAAACGCGCGCGACGGTTGGTCTCTGCCGCTACCTTATTGGTGTTCGCGATGCTGACTCAGCCCGAGCGCATATTGGCGAATTGCGCGCCTTCGCTGACGAATCCAAGTCATTGCGTACTCAGAATGAGTCTGAATTCTTACAGGGAGAAGTCGATCGAATCGCCGGTTCAATCGATCTGGCAGTTGCGTCATATCGTCGTTGCTGTGACTATGCCCGTACGCAGGAACAATTCGAACTGCTCTTGAAATCGCTGGTAAGATTATCCGAGACCGACACTGTGAACGCCGAATCTCATCTTAGGGAATTGGCGTTGTTGCTCAACAATTTCGCCGTTTGGAATGATCCTTCCTTATATAAGGATCTGCTCGGCTCCAGATATTATCGATATTTTCAGTCCACTTTGGTGAAGGCGCAAGCCACAATTTCTATCGAATCCACCCAACGCTCTATTGGTTGA
- a CDS encoding DUF3307 domain-containing protein produces MPDTLFFLILGHIFGDFALQTDHMAKYKGSNKAILSLHVLVYVVTIGAFWWIGEYLLDQRPFPTLFAGGILATLYVQHWLQDHIKSNKTNGGKHAFFVDQAAHLAVLYIIRIIY; encoded by the coding sequence ATGCCGGATACCCTATTCTTTTTGATTCTTGGCCACATCTTCGGCGACTTCGCCTTACAGACCGACCATATGGCAAAGTACAAAGGCTCAAACAAGGCTATCCTGTCACTGCACGTTTTGGTCTACGTTGTCACCATCGGAGCATTCTGGTGGATCGGCGAGTATCTGCTCGATCAAAGACCATTCCCGACGCTGTTTGCTGGAGGAATTCTGGCCACACTATATGTTCAGCACTGGCTACAGGATCATATCAAGTCCAACAAGACCAATGGTGGAAAACACGCTTTCTTTGTCGACCAAGCGGCTCATCTCGCCGTGCTTTATATAATCCGCATCATCTATTAG
- a CDS encoding PspC domain-containing protein encodes MAKRMYLSNQNKVIAGVGGGLGEYFDIDPVLIRIGFVVLVFLHGFGLLAYIAAWIAMPRVPADHVVVEPVSKPEPSPTRKYLPGITLVLIGLVFLLERTFYWFEWHYLWPVLIIVAGLALILSAILNRPNHSGGVNESVES; translated from the coding sequence ATGGCCAAGCGAATGTATTTATCCAACCAGAACAAGGTGATTGCCGGAGTCGGCGGTGGTCTGGGAGAGTATTTCGATATTGATCCGGTGTTGATTCGGATTGGTTTCGTCGTGCTGGTATTCCTGCACGGATTCGGGCTGTTGGCCTATATCGCAGCGTGGATTGCTATGCCACGGGTGCCTGCCGATCATGTGGTAGTTGAGCCGGTTTCCAAACCGGAACCGTCGCCTACACGGAAATATCTCCCGGGGATTACATTGGTACTTATCGGATTGGTGTTTCTGCTCGAGCGGACATTTTACTGGTTCGAGTGGCACTATCTCTGGCCGGTTCTGATCATCGTTGCAGGTTTGGCGCTAATCTTGAGCGCGATTTTGAATCGCCCGAATCATTCAGGAGGTGTAAATGAATCCGTCGAGAGTTAG
- a CDS encoding NAD-dependent deacylase — protein sequence MMPSDKLVKILRGRPRTVVLTGAGVSAESGVPTFRGGSDSLWSKFNPEELASIDGFMANPKLVWEWYSWRRKLIGESKPNPGHEVLAKLEKHLPEFTLITQNVDNLHQRAGSEQVIELHGNILRDKCIRCERPAPNAVFSEDKLPLCSCGGMIRPDVVWFGEMLPEEAISTAISESRAAELFLSIGTSAEVFPAADLPIVAKRSGAYLVEINLEETRISPHADEVYRTPSGVILSALWEKIGACGESRTNTVAH from the coding sequence ATGATGCCTTCCGATAAACTGGTCAAGATTCTACGCGGCCGACCGCGTACGGTAGTTTTGACGGGTGCTGGTGTGTCGGCTGAATCAGGAGTGCCGACCTTTCGCGGCGGCAGTGATAGTCTGTGGTCGAAGTTCAACCCCGAGGAATTGGCGTCGATAGATGGCTTCATGGCGAACCCGAAACTGGTTTGGGAGTGGTATTCGTGGCGCCGAAAGCTGATCGGCGAATCAAAGCCAAATCCGGGGCATGAGGTTCTCGCGAAATTGGAAAAACACCTGCCGGAGTTTACTCTTATCACGCAGAATGTCGATAATTTACATCAACGCGCCGGTTCGGAACAAGTGATAGAGCTGCACGGTAACATACTTAGGGACAAGTGCATCCGATGTGAGCGACCGGCTCCGAATGCTGTTTTTTCGGAAGACAAGCTTCCGCTGTGTTCCTGCGGCGGAATGATCCGTCCCGACGTCGTCTGGTTCGGGGAGATGTTGCCGGAGGAGGCGATTTCTACGGCGATATCAGAGTCACGGGCGGCGGAGTTGTTTCTCAGTATCGGAACGTCGGCAGAGGTGTTTCCTGCGGCGGATCTACCGATCGTCGCCAAACGAAGCGGAGCATACCTGGTGGAGATAAACTTGGAAGAAACGAGAATAAGTCCTCACGCTGATGAAGTGTATCGCACGCCATCAGGAGTTATACTTTCCGCGCTCTGGGAGAAAATCGGAGCCTGTGGCGAATCGCGTACGAATACAGTAGCTCATTAG